From Synechococcus sp. A10-1-5-1, a single genomic window includes:
- a CDS encoding glutathione S-transferase family protein, whose product MLELHQFRHSAFCEKVRLVLALKQLSFTPVEVTPGVGQVELYRLSGQRQVPVLVDGSEVIADSTAIALHLEQKHPDPALLPSDPALRAQVLLLEDWADTALAAGARMALVQAAVSDPVLRDGLLPEATPSPLRSLVGALPGGVLSGVGQVLDQQVLQQLRSSLEQLTALVQAQPYLVGDQLTLADLAVMAQLSLIKFPSSAGSPLAGRGVAGLADDPRLESLWLWRDRLGLQLGRP is encoded by the coding sequence ATGCTGGAGCTCCATCAGTTCCGCCATTCGGCCTTCTGCGAGAAGGTCCGCTTGGTGTTGGCCTTGAAACAACTCAGCTTCACTCCCGTTGAGGTCACCCCTGGCGTGGGTCAGGTGGAGCTCTACCGCCTCTCAGGCCAGCGGCAGGTGCCGGTCCTTGTGGATGGCAGCGAGGTCATCGCCGACTCCACGGCGATCGCCTTGCACTTGGAGCAGAAGCATCCCGATCCCGCGCTCCTGCCCAGTGATCCCGCCCTGCGGGCCCAGGTGTTGCTGCTGGAGGACTGGGCTGATACCGCGTTAGCGGCCGGTGCCCGGATGGCTTTGGTGCAGGCAGCCGTCAGCGATCCAGTACTGCGTGATGGGTTGCTGCCGGAGGCGACTCCCTCTCCGCTGCGCTCCCTGGTGGGCGCCTTGCCCGGCGGGGTGCTGAGCGGAGTCGGTCAAGTTCTGGATCAACAGGTGCTGCAGCAACTGCGCAGCAGCCTCGAGCAGCTGACCGCCTTGGTGCAGGCCCAGCCCTACCTGGTGGGTGATCAACTCACCTTGGCCGACTTGGCCGTGATGGCCCAGCTGTCCTTGATCAAATTCCCGAGCTCTGCGGGCAGTCCCCTGGCGGGGCGTGGGGTGGCTGGCTTGGCCGATGATCCGCGTTTGGAATCCCTCTGGCTCTGGCGGGATCGTCTCGGTCTACAGCTGGGGCGTCCTTAG
- a CDS encoding DUF6816 family protein translates to MPPARRPLLAPLLALVVLLSDSLPAVAASTLEQRLGSWPQWHLPAPLPRPGQRDLIYPSWFEGEWRATSQDLSGVEPEIQYAVRFVEDRSGRIVGDRAFNAQSVGRALLGDQLQRVRNDPQNPNRQLADLNGDRYLESTVVGRRSEQRPQDQFLADELSLQVLHGPGDPRVSQVETLSRYARIDADRIEARQWQVSYGSPADGLMADAQRSWSGILVLERQS, encoded by the coding sequence ATGCCGCCTGCCCGTCGACCGCTGCTGGCACCGCTTCTCGCCCTGGTGGTTCTGCTGAGCGACAGCCTGCCTGCGGTGGCGGCTTCAACCCTGGAACAACGCCTGGGAAGCTGGCCGCAGTGGCACCTGCCGGCGCCGCTACCGCGGCCGGGACAGCGGGATCTGATTTACCCCAGCTGGTTTGAGGGGGAATGGAGAGCCACCAGTCAGGACCTCAGTGGCGTGGAACCGGAGATCCAGTACGCAGTGCGCTTTGTCGAAGACCGCTCAGGGCGGATCGTGGGCGATCGAGCCTTCAACGCGCAATCGGTTGGACGGGCCCTGCTGGGGGATCAGCTGCAGAGGGTCCGCAATGACCCGCAGAACCCCAACCGTCAATTGGCTGATCTGAACGGGGATCGCTACTTGGAATCCACCGTCGTTGGACGCCGCAGCGAACAGCGGCCGCAGGATCAATTTCTGGCGGACGAACTCAGCCTGCAGGTGCTGCATGGTCCCGGGGATCCCCGCGTCAGCCAAGTGGAAACCCTCAGCCGTTACGCCCGCATCGATGCCGATCGCATCGAAGCCCGTCAATGGCAGGTGAGTTACGGCTCTCCCGCGGACGGCCTGATGGCTGACGCCCAGCGGAGCTGGAGTGGAATCTTGGTGCTCGAGCGGCAATCCTAA
- a CDS encoding shikimate kinase: MEDTRVQLRQRLEGLNLYLVGMMGSGKSSVGRHLAAALNYRFLDADTSLEQVAGRSIPEIFASEGESGFRELESAVLNQIASWHSLVVATGGGVVTQPANWGELHQGVVIWLDAPDELLLQRLEADPTPRPLMEAEDRAERLATLMAERRPLYAQADLQIIQDGRAPEQVAQQILEALPSIIKERTAPPLGQLQVTSDAGEVGTSIN, encoded by the coding sequence ATGGAGGACACCCGAGTCCAGCTGCGGCAGCGACTGGAGGGATTGAACCTCTATTTGGTGGGAATGATGGGCAGCGGCAAAAGCAGCGTTGGCCGGCATCTCGCCGCGGCTCTCAACTACCGCTTTCTTGATGCCGACACCAGCCTCGAGCAGGTGGCCGGTCGTTCCATTCCCGAGATTTTTGCCAGCGAAGGGGAGAGCGGCTTTCGCGAGCTGGAATCGGCGGTGCTCAACCAAATTGCCTCGTGGCACTCTCTGGTGGTGGCCACCGGGGGCGGCGTCGTCACCCAACCGGCCAACTGGGGAGAGCTGCATCAAGGGGTCGTGATCTGGCTCGATGCCCCCGACGAACTCCTGCTGCAGCGCCTGGAAGCCGATCCCACCCCCAGGCCGCTGATGGAAGCGGAGGACCGCGCCGAACGTCTGGCGACCTTGATGGCCGAACGCCGGCCGCTCTATGCCCAAGCGGACCTACAGATCATTCAGGACGGGCGCGCACCCGAGCAGGTCGCCCAGCAAATCCTCGAGGCGCTGCCCTCGATCATCAAAGAGCGCACCGCTCCGCCCCTGGGGCAACTGCAAGTCACCAGCGACGCCGGTGAGGTGGGGACCTCGATCAACTAG
- the rbfA gene encoding 30S ribosome-binding factor RbfA: MAQGRRVERVAALIRREVSELLVTGIKDERVSLGMVSVTNVDVAGDLQHCKIFVSVYGSPEVQQQALEGLRSASNYVKGELSRRLNMRRTPEVIFQLDRGIEKGTSVLGLLNQLEEQRQERGEVPEGTGEQEDGGF; the protein is encoded by the coding sequence ATGGCGCAAGGTCGTCGCGTTGAGCGCGTGGCCGCTCTGATCCGGCGAGAGGTCAGCGAACTGCTGGTCACTGGGATCAAGGACGAGCGGGTCAGCTTGGGGATGGTGAGCGTCACCAATGTCGATGTGGCCGGCGATCTCCAGCACTGCAAGATCTTTGTCAGCGTGTACGGAAGCCCCGAGGTGCAACAGCAAGCCCTCGAGGGCCTGCGCTCGGCGTCCAACTACGTCAAAGGTGAGCTCAGTCGCCGCCTGAACATGCGCCGAACCCCGGAGGTGATCTTCCAACTGGATCGCGGCATCGAGAAGGGGACCTCTGTTTTGGGCCTGCTCAACCAGCTCGAAGAGCAGCGGCAAGAGCGTGGTGAGGTTCCTGAAGGCACCGGCGAACAGGAGGATGGAGGCTTCTGA
- a CDS encoding RibD family protein, translated as MPAPEVRLVLAVSLDGRLAPATGGAAQLGGTGDRRVLEEALAWADGALVGGNTIRQHGCTCLIRDADLSAQRQQQGRPPQPAALVVSRQAHWDQRLRLFQQPLQRWLLGPLEAVPAGFDRVLGLQDWRHTLADLAALGFEHVLLLGGAQLASQLLALGLVDELQLTLVPQLLGGPHSWLRSDLALESSVWGLKEHRPLGADELLVRYRRI; from the coding sequence TTGCCGGCGCCTGAGGTTCGGCTGGTCCTGGCCGTCAGCCTGGACGGCCGCCTCGCCCCCGCCACAGGGGGTGCCGCCCAACTCGGAGGGACCGGTGATCGCCGCGTTCTTGAGGAGGCTCTGGCTTGGGCCGATGGAGCCCTGGTTGGTGGCAACACCATCCGTCAGCACGGCTGCACCTGCTTGATCCGCGATGCCGACTTGTCGGCGCAGCGTCAGCAGCAGGGGCGTCCGCCTCAACCGGCAGCCCTGGTCGTGAGTCGCCAGGCCCATTGGGATCAGCGCCTTCGTCTGTTTCAGCAGCCTCTGCAGCGTTGGCTTCTAGGACCTCTGGAAGCTGTTCCGGCTGGTTTTGATCGGGTCTTAGGCCTCCAGGATTGGCGGCATACGTTGGCGGACTTGGCGGCCTTGGGTTTCGAGCACGTGCTCTTACTTGGTGGTGCTCAGCTGGCGTCGCAACTGCTGGCACTGGGGCTCGTGGATGAGCTGCAACTCACCTTGGTGCCTCAACTGCTGGGTGGTCCCCATAGCTGGCTGCGGTCCGATCTGGCCCTGGAGTCCAGTGTCTGGGGGCTCAAGGAGCATCGACCCTTGGG
- a CDS encoding glycoside hydrolase family 3 N-terminal domain-containing protein — MEASELRRKLASLLVVRGSGHARDHQRRYPRWELSNADLRELLDEGVGGVILLGGSAEELRLRCDQLQRWASQPLLLCADVEEGVGQRFEGASWLAPPLALGALHQSDPEQAEALAERYGRCTGRQARLLGLNWVLGPVCDVNNNPANPVINVRAWGETPATAGALAAAFVRGCQGEGVLACAKHFPGHGDTSCDSHLELPELPHDLGRLGAIELPPFQQAIAAGVASVMTAHLRLPALDPKQPATLSGAVLTQLLRQELQFCGLVVTDALVMEAISQHHGSAEAAVLAFEAGADLILMPADAREALDGLVEAVQSGRISEQRLDASLERRRSALAQCAESRETALDELVTPSERQLSGELLTLSLVLHGGQGLPPGPGLNLIRLDNQLNAPQLPLVAPALLRPSALGYEARLIDARSPSPWGQDPKAPLALDRLPDGPVLLQLLVRGNPFRGSAGGDEPWPQVVRQLLAAQRLAGLAVYGSPYLWQALQPLLPPELPAAYSPAQMPQAQALVLQALGLPEAALEGGFTD, encoded by the coding sequence ATGGAGGCTTCTGAGCTCCGGCGGAAGCTCGCCAGCCTGCTGGTGGTGCGTGGCAGCGGCCATGCCCGGGACCATCAGCGCCGCTACCCCCGCTGGGAGCTGAGCAACGCGGACTTGCGCGAGCTCCTCGATGAGGGCGTTGGCGGGGTGATCCTGCTGGGGGGAAGTGCCGAAGAACTCCGCCTGCGCTGCGACCAACTCCAACGCTGGGCTAGCCAGCCCCTGCTGCTCTGCGCCGATGTGGAAGAGGGGGTCGGGCAACGCTTTGAAGGGGCCAGCTGGCTAGCGCCTCCGCTCGCATTGGGGGCCCTCCATCAGAGCGATCCCGAGCAGGCCGAGGCCCTGGCCGAGCGCTACGGACGCTGCACCGGCCGGCAGGCGCGACTGCTGGGGCTGAACTGGGTTCTCGGGCCGGTCTGCGACGTCAATAACAACCCAGCCAATCCAGTTATCAACGTGCGGGCCTGGGGGGAGACGCCAGCCACAGCCGGAGCCCTGGCGGCAGCTTTTGTGCGGGGCTGCCAGGGCGAAGGGGTGCTGGCCTGCGCCAAGCACTTCCCGGGCCATGGCGACACCAGCTGCGATTCGCATCTGGAATTGCCAGAGCTGCCCCACGACCTGGGGCGTCTGGGAGCAATCGAGCTGCCGCCGTTTCAGCAGGCGATTGCTGCCGGTGTGGCCTCGGTGATGACCGCCCACCTCCGTCTTCCGGCCCTGGACCCCAAGCAGCCGGCCACCCTGTCTGGGGCGGTCTTGACCCAACTACTGCGCCAGGAACTGCAGTTCTGCGGCCTGGTCGTGACCGACGCCCTCGTGATGGAGGCCATCAGCCAGCACCACGGCAGCGCTGAGGCCGCCGTACTGGCCTTTGAAGCCGGGGCTGATTTGATCCTGATGCCCGCCGATGCCCGTGAAGCACTTGATGGCCTGGTGGAGGCTGTTCAGAGCGGTCGCATCAGCGAGCAGCGGCTGGACGCCAGCCTGGAGAGACGACGGAGCGCCCTAGCCCAATGCGCTGAATCGCGAGAAACGGCTCTCGATGAACTGGTGACCCCAAGCGAGCGGCAACTCAGCGGCGAACTGCTCACGCTCAGCCTGGTGCTGCACGGCGGCCAAGGTCTGCCCCCCGGACCGGGGTTGAACCTGATCAGGCTCGACAACCAACTCAATGCGCCGCAGCTGCCGCTGGTGGCCCCAGCCCTACTGCGGCCCTCCGCCCTGGGCTACGAGGCGCGGCTCATCGATGCCCGCAGCCCCAGCCCCTGGGGCCAGGACCCGAAAGCGCCCCTCGCCTTGGATCGCCTCCCGGATGGTCCGGTCCTGCTACAGCTGTTGGTTCGGGGCAATCCCTTCCGGGGCAGCGCTGGGGGCGATGAACCCTGGCCCCAGGTGGTGCGGCAACTGCTGGCTGCGCAGCGCCTGGCTGGCCTCGCGGTCTACGGAAGCCCCTACCTCTGGCAAGCCCTGCAACCCCTGCTCCCGCCGGAGCTGCCAGCGGCCTACAGCCCAGCCCAGATGCCCCAGGCACAAGCGCTGGTGCTGCAGGCGCTGGGGTTGCCAGAGGCTGCGCTGGAGGGCGGCTTTACCGACTAA
- a CDS encoding glycosyltransferase family 2 protein, giving the protein MLSLSMIVRDEAGQIEDCLRSVQGFVDEMVVVDTGSKDNTVALAQAAGARVEQIEWPGDFAPARNQALESVQGDWVLVLDADERLKPEAWKPLRALMAQPDVLVINLLRHERGAIQSPYSNVSRLFRRHPRIQWSRAYHSMIDDSVAALLKDEPKWRIADCSEPAIDHDGYRPELLAQGNKPERLRQAMEEELQARPGDPYACAKLGSLEVAEGNLERGLELLQQGLKNCPGGAHPERYELLLHLALAEAGRDPQQAEQYYRQALAIPLAPRLNLAAQLNLAALLLQLGQLEEAESLSARATRVAPEIGLGWYNLGLIRRKQGNLAGALEAYREAKRVNPGHAETHQNLAVALLLGGDIDGSRGSFREAIQLLIDQGRTQEAQRLHKQAGELVKLEG; this is encoded by the coding sequence ATGCTCAGCCTCTCGATGATCGTTCGGGATGAAGCCGGGCAGATCGAGGACTGCCTGCGGTCCGTTCAAGGCTTTGTCGACGAGATGGTGGTCGTCGACACCGGCTCCAAGGACAACACCGTCGCCCTAGCCCAGGCCGCCGGCGCCCGGGTCGAGCAGATCGAATGGCCGGGGGACTTCGCTCCCGCCCGCAACCAGGCCCTCGAGAGCGTGCAAGGGGACTGGGTGCTGGTGCTCGATGCCGATGAACGCCTCAAGCCGGAGGCCTGGAAACCGCTGCGGGCGCTGATGGCCCAACCGGACGTCCTGGTCATCAACCTGCTGCGCCATGAGCGCGGCGCGATCCAATCGCCCTACTCCAACGTCAGTCGCCTGTTCAGGCGCCATCCGCGCATCCAGTGGAGCCGCGCTTACCACTCGATGATTGACGACAGCGTCGCGGCGTTGCTGAAGGACGAGCCGAAGTGGCGCATCGCTGACTGTTCCGAACCCGCCATCGATCACGACGGCTACCGGCCCGAGCTCTTGGCCCAAGGCAATAAGCCCGAGCGGCTTCGTCAAGCGATGGAGGAGGAGCTGCAAGCCCGCCCAGGCGACCCCTATGCCTGCGCGAAGCTGGGAAGCCTGGAGGTGGCCGAAGGGAACCTGGAGCGGGGGCTGGAGCTGCTGCAACAGGGGCTGAAGAACTGCCCCGGCGGGGCTCACCCCGAGCGCTACGAGCTGCTCCTGCACCTAGCCCTGGCGGAGGCCGGCCGGGACCCCCAGCAAGCCGAGCAGTACTACCGCCAAGCCCTGGCGATTCCACTGGCCCCGCGACTGAACCTGGCGGCCCAACTCAACCTGGCGGCGCTGTTGCTGCAGCTGGGCCAACTGGAGGAAGCAGAAAGCTTGAGCGCCCGGGCCACCCGCGTCGCCCCTGAGATCGGCCTGGGCTGGTACAACCTCGGATTGATCCGCCGCAAGCAGGGCAATCTCGCCGGAGCCCTGGAGGCCTACCGCGAAGCCAAACGCGTCAACCCCGGCCACGCCGAAACCCACCAAAACCTCGCCGTTGCGCTGCTGTTGGGCGGCGACATCGATGGATCGCGCGGCAGCTTCCGGGAGGCGATCCAGCTGCTCATCGACCAAGGCCGCACCCAGGAGGCCCAACGCCTGCACAAGCAGGCCGGAGAACTGGTCAAGCTCGAGGGCTGA
- a CDS encoding 6-carboxytetrahydropterin synthase, protein MTPPVMAAPPVSPVSVASQAPHGQGRPCVITRRATFSSSHRYWLPELSPEQNAAQFGACSVSPGHGHNYELIVAMGGGLDANGMVLNLSDVKHAIREQVTAQLDFRSLNEAWPEFDLSRPEGVLPTTEALVQAIWRRLTPHLPLMGLRLYETDKLWADVLGDSMEAFLTIRTHFAAAHRLARPELSFEENTAIYGKCARPHGHGHNYLLDITVRGGIDPRTGMVCDLSALQSAVDELVVEPFDHTFLNKDVEHFSSTVPTAENIALHIADLLQAPVAALGASLHKVRLQESPNNAAEVFAEVPQLGMNPQALEALAGA, encoded by the coding sequence ATGACTCCGCCAGTGATGGCGGCGCCTCCGGTGAGTCCGGTGTCCGTCGCCTCCCAAGCCCCCCATGGCCAGGGTCGCCCCTGCGTGATCACGCGCCGGGCCACCTTCAGCTCCAGTCATCGTTACTGGCTGCCTGAGCTGAGCCCTGAGCAGAACGCAGCTCAGTTCGGGGCCTGCAGCGTGTCCCCGGGGCACGGGCATAACTACGAGTTGATCGTCGCCATGGGCGGCGGGCTCGATGCCAATGGCATGGTGCTCAACCTCTCGGATGTGAAGCACGCCATCCGCGAGCAGGTCACGGCCCAGCTCGATTTCCGCAGCCTGAACGAGGCCTGGCCGGAATTCGATCTGAGCCGCCCGGAGGGGGTTTTGCCCACCACCGAGGCCTTGGTTCAGGCCATCTGGAGGCGTCTGACGCCTCACCTGCCCCTGATGGGGCTGCGTCTTTACGAAACCGACAAGCTCTGGGCCGATGTGCTCGGCGATTCCATGGAAGCCTTCCTGACGATCCGCACCCACTTCGCGGCGGCCCATCGCTTGGCCCGTCCTGAGCTGAGCTTTGAGGAGAACACCGCCATCTATGGCAAGTGCGCCCGGCCCCATGGCCATGGCCACAACTACCTGCTGGACATCACCGTCCGCGGCGGGATCGATCCCCGCACCGGGATGGTCTGTGATTTGTCTGCTCTCCAATCAGCGGTGGATGAGCTGGTGGTGGAACCGTTCGATCACACCTTCTTGAACAAGGATGTCGAGCACTTCTCCAGCACCGTGCCCACGGCGGAGAACATCGCTCTGCACATCGCTGATCTGCTGCAAGCCCCCGTCGCGGCATTGGGGGCTTCGCTCCACAAGGTCCGGCTGCAGGAGAGTCCAAACAACGCCGCTGAGGTGTTCGCTGAAGTGCCTCAACTGGGCATGAACCCCCAGGCCCTCGAAGCCCTTGCCGGCGCCTGA
- a CDS encoding uroporphyrinogen-III synthase, with the protein MELQGRTIAVTRAEQQLGASRQLFEQAGAHVLDLPALVIGPPDEWGPLDDALAELEEFHWLIVSSSNGVDAVEQRLRLQGSNLAQRPSSLKIAAVGRKTAARLEELGAAADFVPPAFVADSLIEHFPVSGWGLRLLLPRVQSGGRTLLAEAFGEAGARVVEVAAYESRCPETLPEATASALAAGQVDAITFSSGKTVQHTAQLLEQQFGASWREPLERVRLISIGPQTSKTLRAVLGRVDGEADPHDLDGLVAACALSLKG; encoded by the coding sequence ATGGAACTGCAAGGGCGCACCATCGCGGTGACCCGGGCGGAACAGCAACTCGGGGCCTCACGCCAGCTGTTCGAGCAAGCCGGCGCCCATGTCCTCGATCTGCCTGCCCTGGTGATTGGTCCCCCCGATGAATGGGGTCCGCTGGATGACGCCCTGGCAGAGCTGGAGGAGTTTCACTGGTTGATCGTCTCCAGCAGCAACGGGGTCGATGCGGTGGAGCAGCGGCTGAGGCTCCAGGGCAGCAACCTGGCCCAGCGGCCCAGCAGCCTGAAGATCGCGGCGGTGGGCCGCAAAACAGCAGCCCGCCTCGAAGAACTCGGCGCCGCGGCCGATTTCGTGCCCCCGGCCTTCGTGGCCGACAGCCTGATTGAGCATTTCCCTGTGTCGGGCTGGGGCCTGCGGCTGCTGCTGCCGCGGGTACAAAGCGGTGGACGCACCCTGCTGGCTGAAGCCTTTGGCGAGGCCGGAGCCCGTGTGGTGGAAGTGGCGGCCTACGAATCCCGCTGCCCCGAAACCCTGCCAGAGGCCACCGCCTCAGCCCTGGCCGCTGGGCAGGTGGATGCGATCACCTTCAGCAGCGGCAAGACGGTGCAACACACGGCCCAACTGCTGGAGCAGCAGTTCGGCGCCAGCTGGCGAGAGCCACTGGAGCGGGTGCGCCTGATCTCCATCGGACCGCAAACCTCAAAAACCCTTCGGGCTGTGCTGGGCCGGGTGGATGGTGAGGCCGACCCCCATGACCTCGACGGGCTTGTGGCCGCCTGTGCGCTGAGCCTTAAAGGCTGA
- a CDS encoding chlororespiratory reduction protein 7 — protein sequence MSDPLIRELDHYVVLEPGAPQQLLSAADTLGWLERQLRSLDAVPEDLSTLASTADQAQRLLETACELEVQPGVTVQWFAIRLEPPGAAS from the coding sequence ATGTCCGATCCCCTGATTCGTGAGCTGGATCACTACGTGGTGCTGGAGCCCGGTGCCCCCCAGCAACTGCTCTCGGCGGCGGACACCCTGGGTTGGTTAGAGCGACAACTGAGGTCTTTGGATGCCGTTCCCGAGGACCTTTCGACGTTGGCCTCGACGGCGGATCAGGCTCAACGGCTCCTGGAGACGGCCTGTGAGTTGGAGGTGCAGCCCGGGGTGACGGTGCAGTGGTTTGCGATTCGCCTCGAGCCGCCCGGCGCTGCTAGTTGA
- a CDS encoding SRPBCC family protein produces MGRWLEHSVTTEVKAPADRVWAVWSDLEAMPRWMNWIESVTTEAGDPDLTDWTLAAQGFRFHWKARITERVEAQQLHWESVGGLPTKGAVRFYPQGAGNTAVKLSVSYELPGVLAPLMDASILGGIVTKELQANLDRFRDLVQSGYGQEAS; encoded by the coding sequence ATGGGCCGTTGGCTTGAACACAGCGTCACCACTGAGGTGAAGGCCCCTGCTGATCGGGTCTGGGCCGTCTGGAGTGATCTCGAGGCGATGCCCCGCTGGATGAACTGGATTGAGTCCGTCACCACAGAAGCCGGTGATCCCGATCTGACGGACTGGACCCTGGCGGCCCAGGGTTTCCGCTTCCACTGGAAGGCGCGCATTACCGAGCGCGTGGAGGCCCAGCAGCTCCATTGGGAATCGGTGGGTGGACTGCCCACCAAAGGGGCCGTCCGCTTCTATCCCCAGGGCGCCGGGAACACGGCGGTGAAGCTGAGCGTGAGCTACGAGCTGCCGGGGGTGTTGGCACCGCTGATGGATGCCTCCATCCTGGGGGGGATCGTGACCAAGGAGCTCCAGGCCAACCTGGATCGCTTCCGCGATCTCGTCCAGAGCGGTTATGGCCAAGAGGCGAGCTGA
- a CDS encoding DUF751 family protein translates to MRDFFLNVTRYPRYLIAFGLGVANSVLEPLAQRRSNPVTAVALIGALVSGLLSLALILRAMVTPEVIA, encoded by the coding sequence ATGCGGGACTTTTTTCTGAACGTCACGCGCTATCCGCGCTATCTGATCGCGTTCGGGCTTGGCGTCGCCAACTCCGTCCTTGAACCCCTAGCCCAGCGCCGCAGCAACCCGGTCACCGCCGTGGCCCTGATCGGAGCCCTGGTGAGCGGCCTGTTGAGCCTGGCCCTGATCCTGCGTGCCATGGTGACTCCAGAGGTCATCGCATAG